Part of the Bacillus sp. N1-1 genome, TCGGAGAGCTAGTGGGCGAGGGTATTGTTATAACAGATGAGGTCAAACGGATTTTTGAGATTAGTATCAGAAGATATTATCACAAAGCTAGTAAAAATCCACTCTCAACCACATATGAGCTAATGTTAAAAAAATTCTTTGTTGCAGATTATCGCTATGATAATGGTGTGAAAAAACCTATTCTTCTTGATGAAGATAAGTTACCCACTTTACGACAATTTAGATATTGGTATACAAAAACGTATAAATCCGAAGAGAAGCTAAGAAAAAGAAAAGGTAACCGCAAGTATGAACTTGAAGATCGTGCAGTGTTAGGCTCATCTGTACGTGATCTATACGGACCTGGATCCAAGTTTCAGATTGATGCCACTGTTGGTGATGTGTATCTCGTTAGTTCGTTTAATCGGAATTGGATTATCGGGCGACCTGTTATTTATGTGGTAATTGATGTTTTCAGCAGAATGGTAGTAGGGCTATATGTGGGTCTTGAAGGACCATCTTGGAATGGCGCTATGATGGCACTTGCTAATACGGCAAGCGACAAAGTCGCTTATTGTAAAGAATATGGTATAGATATTACTCAAGATGATTGGGCGTGCAGTTCACTCCCTGAAACATTACTAGCTGACAGAGGGGAACTAGAAGGTTATAACATTAATCGGTTAACATCTTCGTTAAATATTAAAGTAGAAAATACCCCTCCTTATCGAGGGGATTGGAAAGGCATAGTAGAACGGCATTTTAAAACTATTAACCAAAAGGTAAAGCCTTTCTTACCAGGTTTTGTAGATACGGATGTAAAAGTTCGAGGAGATAGAGATTACCGTTTAGATGCTACCTTGACTCTAGATGAGTTTACGAGCATTATAATTCGCTCCGTTCTGTACCATAACAATGAACATTGGCTTGAAAAGTATAATCAAGATGAAATGCTTATACGTGATGACGTATCACTTATACCGAGAGACCTATGGAATTGGGGTATAAGAAACCGTTCAGGAAAGTTGAGGTATTATCCAGAACATCTAGTGAAATTTCACCTTCTGCCATCTGGAAACGCAAGAGTTACAGGACAAGGAATTGTATTTAAAAAGATGAGGTATAGCTGCGAGAAGGGATTAAGAGAAGGGTGGTTTGAAGACGCACGACAAAAAAGTTGGAGAATTCCTATTAGTTATGATCCTAGGAATATGGGCTATCTCTATTTGCATGGAGATGACAATCAGGCTTTTGAAATAGCGTCGCTACTTGATCATCAAAAAAAGTATGACGGCAAAGCGTTCGAAGATGTTCAATATCTATTCGATCACGAATCAATGAAGCAACAGTTGAACCACCACCATGAAACGCAACAAAAAGTCGATTTAGCGAGTGATATCGACCATATTGTTCAAAATGCAAAAAAAGCGAGTCAACGAGAAAAGGAAAGTATGAGTAACTCCGAGCGGGTCAAGAACATTCGCGAAAACCGAGCATATGAAAAGGAAGCGAGGAGAAAAGAAGAGTCGTTTCTTATTCAGGAATCTGAACAAGACAAACTTGTAACATCGTCAGTTGAAAGTATTGATCACCTAGAGTCGAAAGCCGACAGTTCAAAAATTGATATATTACGCCAAAAACAAAAGGAGAGGCTCAACCGTGCGAAACGAAGCTGATTTGCGCGCTGACATCAATTGGATAGAAAAAGTGGATGCTCTGTATAGCACGCAGGTTGTAGAAGACTATAAAGGCAACCCTCTAATTGAAGCCCTACCTCCTATCCTACAAGAGGATGATGTAATTGAACAAATTTCTGTCTTCCCTCCTTACAATGAAAAGGAACGCTCCTTGGATAGTAGTTATCGATACCATTGTGTCCAGAGATTATTTCAATATTTTCAACCATTTGAAAAACATCTTGATTTGGAACAACGTCTCTCTCGGGCGATCCGGCAGGGTTACCTTCATCGAAATCCAATGAAAAAAGAATCCGTCATGCGAACCCATGAAAGTTATCGGGCTATTAAAGAGGGCAAATTCCTTAAAAATTACAGGACAGGAGAAATCCAAACAGCAACAGGGTTTACTATTATAGGACTTTCTGGAATTGGGAAATCAACGGCGATTGATAGGGTACTTTCCTTTTATCCTCAAATTATTGCTCATCAAGAATATGATGGTACCCCTTTTACCTTTACTCAAGTAGTTTGGATGAAGTTAGATTGTCCTTTTGACGGTTCATTAAAAGGTTTATGTACGAGTTTTTTCACTGATTTGGATCGTTTGTTAGGCACAAACTACCTAAATAAATTCGGTTCAAAACAAAATACATTGGATTTAATGCTACAACGCATTGCTCACCTTTCGAAACTACATGGGATAGGAATCCTCATCATTGATGAAATACAACATTTGAACCTTAGCAAAAGTGGTGGGTCGGATAAAATGCTGAATTTCTTTGTTACGTTGGTTAATACAATAGGTGTCCCTGTACTAATGGTAGGAACGAACAAAGCGACATCAGTATTACAAGGTGAATTCCGTCAGGCAAGACGTGGCAGTGGGCAGGGTGACATGGTTTGGAATCAAATGCCTAAAGATGAGACATGGAACCTTTTTATTGAGGGGATGTGGGAGTATCAATGGACATCAAAATATACACCACTTACCCAGCAACTTAATGATTTAATTTATGATGAAAGTCAAGGAATCCTCGATATTGCTGTAAAACTGTTTATGTTATCTCAGGTGAAGGCAATATCGTTGGGAAAAGATAAAATTGGCGTACAACTCATTAAAAGAGCGTCAGAAGAGTCATTGAAGTTAGTCAAGCCAATGATAAAAGCATTGAGATCAGGAATTCCAAGTGAAATTAGCAAGTATGAAGATATACGTCCAATTGATATGGAAGAAGAGTTGGAGAAGTATGCCGCATCGGTTGACCTACAAGACAAAATACGTGTGCAAAAGAAGCTACAGGCAAACAAGCAAAGAAAAAAAGAGCAAACAATCATGGAAGAAGTAACACTTCAATTGTTAGGAATGGATTTTGAAGCTGATCATATCCAAGTAGCAGTCAGAAAAACCTTAAAAAGGTATGGGGAAAATGTAGAGAAATCCTTAATTGTTAAACAGGCATTTAAGCTTCTTATGGAAAAGGACGAGAGGAAAGAGAGGGTAAGTCGTAAGGAAACAAAGAACACACCCACACGAGAATACTATTTGATAAATCAGATGAAAGAGGCTAGACGTCAGAAAGAATCGGTGTATGTTCATTTTCTAAAAGAAAGAATAATAAAACCACCTATGGAAGATGTAGTGGAAGGTGATGGTTATGCTAACATGGTTTCCAACTCCTTATCCTGATGAGCTTTTATATAGCATACTAGCTAGGTATCATGTCCGTTCAGGAAATATAAGCGCCAAAGTGACAGTTGAAGAGTTATACGGAAAAAGAACAATTCGGTCGGTGTGGGATTTACCGGCTAATTTAAATGCTTTGTCATCTAAATTGGGAGGTTTTTGGAGCGTAGAAAATATCATTAACAATCACACCATGTATCCCTACTATGCTGCTTTTTTGCTTCCCAAACAAGCTGAAAAAGTAAAAAAGTCAATGGAAAATGATACAGGGGGTACTATCCATACACGTACAGGTGTTTCCGCTAGCAATATTAAGCCAAAAAGATTTCTATGGACATGTTCTTCATGTATCTCTGAAGATTTAGAAAGGTATGGAGAAACCTATTGGAGGCGCAGTCATCAAATGCCGGGTGTATTCATCTGTACGAAGCATGAAATGCTATTAGAAGAAACAATTGTTCCAATGAAACCGAAAAACCAGCACGAGTTTATTGTAGCAACCCCTGAGATAGTTCGAAAAAGGCTGGAAATAAAACATTTAAGTGAAGCAGATCTCCAAGTGCTAATTGAAGTTGCAAATCAATCAGCTCTATTAGGTTCAAATTATAAAATTCAAAATAGAGAAAACGAAATAAGGGAAAAGTACCAGGGTCTTCTTAAACAGCGAGATTTGAAAACACCAAAGGGATTTACCAATAGGGAAAAGTTATACCAAGAATTTAAGGCGATCTTTTCAAATGATGTATTAAACTTATTACAATCTAACGTTACCTTTAAAGAAACTGATTGGTTAACGATGATATTTCAAAAACATCGAAAAACGTTCCATCCTCTAAGACATGTCCTTTTACTAATCTTTTTTGAAACTGATGTTAATAGCTTTTATTCACTTAAGCATCCTCGACCGTTTGGGAATGGACCTTGGTTGTGTTTAAACGTTGCGTGTGGAAATTACCACAAACGAGTTGTCACATCCTTAACAATTACAAGTTGCTATGACACTGGGAAACCAGTTGGAACATTTAAGTGTGATTGTGGGTTTGTTTTTTCTAGGAAAGGACCTGATTCCTCCAGCAATGATAAGTATAAGGTTGGTACAATAAAAGAGTATGGATTCGCATGGAAGCAACAATTAACTAGTCTAGTCGAAAATCAATTGCCTCTCAATACTATTGCTAAAACGTTACAGTGCAACACAGAGACGGTAAAGAAATACGCCTATAGACTGGGGCTAGATGTACCCTGGAAGAGACCAAGGGATCAACGAAGATTGCAAAACCTTTCGGTAAATCCTGAGGATCAATTAAAACGTATGAAGTCTCTTTGGTTGAAGACACGTCAAAAATATCCAGAGAAATCCAAGACAGAAGTAAGAAAGCTTGTCCCAGCTGTCTATGCTTACTTATATAGAAATGACCGTGAGTGGTTAAACAAAAATGCTCCAGCTAAACAGAAGGTACGAACAGTAAATAATCGTGTGGATTGGGGAAAAAGGGACAAAGAGTTGCTTCAACTGGTGCAAGAAGTAATAGAAAACTGGGATAATGGTGAACAAAAACCTAGTAAGATAACTATTGCTTCTGTTGGAAGAAAGCTTAATAAGGTTAGCTTGTTGCAAAAAAAAGCAAATAAGCTACCTAAGACAATGGAATATCTATACCAAAATGTAGAAGGAATTGCTACGTTTCAGAAGAGACGAGTAGATAGTGTAATTAAGCAATTGGAAAGAGAAAATATGCCTATAGTTGAATGGAAGGTATACAAAAAAGCAGGATTAGCTAACACGGTTTCTAATGAAGTTAGAAGATATATATCGTTAAGAATGATGGAGTACGAATCAGAGAAGAGGACGATTGATCAATCACACTCCAAGTACGAATTGTGATCCCATATCAAATAATAGTAATGTAGCCCTGTAAAATTCGCTTGTTATATAGTATCTAAGACGTTAGTCGTTTGACTAACGTCATTTTTGTCTACATGTTAAAAGCGTTTAAAACAATAGAAGTTACCTTTATTCAATCACCAAGAGCAAAAATAACGAATATGACGTCTTCTTAAGGAAAAAAATGGCGATAATTAAAATAGGAGTTCTGGTATTAGTAAATAATATATATATATGTTTTAAGAGAGTATTTGGAGGGATTTTTATGGACAAATATTCCAGAAGTAAGTATAATGGAGTAAATAAACTAATTGGAGTGATTGATATGGCAACTATCTATCCATCGTTAGATACTGAATCTGTATCAGAAAAAGATTTGAAGTTAAATGAAAAGCCTCAATCTATTTCAGAGTTAAGAAAAATGCTTGCAATAAAAACTGCTCCTGGGCATTCTCTTGTTCAGCTTTATAACAGAGGTCAATAATGGACGCTAGGATTCTTCGATTTGAAGAGCTCAAGCAGGAATCCCTTGAGCAAGCATCTATATACGTCGATGCTTGTTTTTTATTGGAGTTCTTAGATAGCGACAGTGATAAAGGGGAAATGGTGGAATATACCCTCGGAAAAATAGAGGGAAATGGAACTATTTTGATTAGTAATCATGTCGTTTCTGAAGTAGTACATCATCTTTATTTGGGTTATTTTTCTAATTTAATTTATACGGCATATCGTAAATATACTCTTAGGGAACAACTTACAAATGATGAAGAGAAAGTGCTGGGTGATGGTGAAATATCCAAACAGTTACTTGGTTTAGCAGATCAAGAGATGTTGCAAAGAGTACATCTAAGAAGAAATGATTACATACCTGTTAAAGAAATAGTGAAAAGTTACAAGGAGAATTATCGAGATCGAGCTTCATTAAATCAATTTTATACAGCTGTACTGACTATATATAATTTACTGTGTAAAAGTTTAGAAGATGATTTTCATATTAAAATAAATCATATCTCGTCTGATGAGAGAACATTCCAAATAGCGGAAGGTTTTATGAGGAATTATCAGTTGGAAATAAAAGATGCACTTCACCTAGCAGCCGCATATAATAATAAAGCAACACATTTCGCTACATTAGATTCTGATTTTGTTCATCAACTATATACAGAAGATATAGGAGATACTACAATCTTACATATCTCAAAACGACACGTATAATTGAACATTTAATCTATAGAAAAAGGGGTTTCATTTTCAATTAAACCGTATTTTATTTCTAGTATTATTTAGAATGCCCTCTGTGCAGGTCTGTACAGAGGGCATTTTTATGTTCGAGGTTCCATTTTAATGTTATGAAATAAAGAGACTGTTAGTATTTATACATTTAGTTGGTTCCCGACTCTTTTGTCAGGCAGAAAAAAAGACGGTTCCCAACTTTGATTTTTGCTAAATCATTAATGCTATATAAAAACGGGAGTTTTTTTGAGTAAGAGTTCCCGACTTTATTGTAATCCTACACCTTTTCCAATTGGAGAAGGCCGTTTTTTGTAGGGAAAATAGTAGATAGAAGTTCAACTCTTTCTTTCGACTACTTACAAGCATGTCCGAATACAATGGATACGAATACGACGAAGGGTGGAGGCGTATGAGTATCTTTATTAGCTACATCTTTTTAGGACTATCACTTTCAGCTCCAATGGGGCCGATTAATGCGGCGCAGCTGGACAGGGGAATACGATTTGGATTTATGAATGCCTGGCTGGTAGGGTTTGGAGCGATGGTAGCAGATGGTGTATTTATGATGCTGATTTACTTTGGGCTCGCTCAAGTTATTGAAACGCCATTTATGAAAACATTTCTGTGGCTGTTCGGTTTTTTTGTATTAACGTATACCGGCATTGAAAATATTGTTAAGGTTAATTCCATTGGAGTTAAGCAAATAAGTACTCGTAATGAGTCAAATCGCAAATCATTTCGCACGGGTTTTTTTATTGCGATATCAAATCCACTAAATATTTTATTCTGGCTTGGGATATATGGGTCGATTCTAGCTCAAACATCCAGCATGGTTGATAGCAAGCTGCTGTTGCTTTATAGTACAGGCATTTTTCTAGGCATCACCTTATGGGACCTCACCATGGCGAGTGCTGCAGCAGGCGCACGTGCATGGGTTAATCCAAGTGTGTTGAAACGAATATCTATGCTATCTGGAATAACATTAATCGGTTTTGGTTTCTATTTTGGAATACAAGCGATCAAGTTGTTCATCGGATAGACTGGCACCACTTTCTGTCCCTCCTAATAAAATAACGCGTGTCGTGTTAAGGAGGGATTCCGTTTGGAACTATATACGAAATCATGGATTGATGAACATGAAGAAGAAATGGAAGGTTGGAAGCACACTGCATTTACTCACATGGGGGCAATGTTAGGAGACCGTGAAAAACCTTATCCCTGTATTCCTGGAAAACAGGGGTTTTATCAAGATAATTTGCGTTTCGGGTTCGCAGATGATCCAACAACAGATAGCGCATGTACTCAGTTAGCTACTTTGTTAGAAAATTACGGAGAAGTAGCCAGGGACACAGGTAAATATGCCTCTCTTGTCGTTTTTTTTGATTCAAGGAGGTTACAGCAACAAAATGCTGATGTCGAGCAGTATCAATCACTCTTCTGGTCGCTATTAAACCGAGTACATGAACTTGATAAGGAAGCGTGGCCGGAGCATATTCCTATAGATCCTCATGATCCTAAATGGGAATTTTGCTTCAACGGAGAACCGTATTTTGCTTTCAGTGCGACCCCAGCTCATGTTGTTCGACAGAGTCGTCACTTTCCTTGTTTTCTAATCGCGTTTCAACCAAGATGGGTTTTTGATGAAATCAATTCGGAAACC contains:
- a CDS encoding Mu transposase C-terminal domain-containing protein; translation: MFLINDVIQVEGANGEKQVERILWIDEGYKVCYSIDIRAKSAMPIKRRLSDLEQLHKEQLLSILNENEYDFIYQQEDQLSEKSKLLRDERWEAIENLVLAEPDIYEKSKRGKLIKKAAKTTNKNKRHLYRYLHQYWQRGQVKNALLPDYFKSGNRGVEKPPTNKKNGRRKKFGELVGEGIVITDEVKRIFEISIRRYYHKASKNPLSTTYELMLKKFFVADYRYDNGVKKPILLDEDKLPTLRQFRYWYTKTYKSEEKLRKRKGNRKYELEDRAVLGSSVRDLYGPGSKFQIDATVGDVYLVSSFNRNWIIGRPVIYVVIDVFSRMVVGLYVGLEGPSWNGAMMALANTASDKVAYCKEYGIDITQDDWACSSLPETLLADRGELEGYNINRLTSSLNIKVENTPPYRGDWKGIVERHFKTINQKVKPFLPGFVDTDVKVRGDRDYRLDATLTLDEFTSIIIRSVLYHNNEHWLEKYNQDEMLIRDDVSLIPRDLWNWGIRNRSGKLRYYPEHLVKFHLLPSGNARVTGQGIVFKKMRYSCEKGLREGWFEDARQKSWRIPISYDPRNMGYLYLHGDDNQAFEIASLLDHQKKYDGKAFEDVQYLFDHESMKQQLNHHHETQQKVDLASDIDHIVQNAKKASQREKESMSNSERVKNIRENRAYEKEARRKEESFLIQESEQDKLVTSSVESIDHLESKADSSKIDILRQKQKERLNRAKRS
- a CDS encoding ATP-binding protein → MRNEADLRADINWIEKVDALYSTQVVEDYKGNPLIEALPPILQEDDVIEQISVFPPYNEKERSLDSSYRYHCVQRLFQYFQPFEKHLDLEQRLSRAIRQGYLHRNPMKKESVMRTHESYRAIKEGKFLKNYRTGEIQTATGFTIIGLSGIGKSTAIDRVLSFYPQIIAHQEYDGTPFTFTQVVWMKLDCPFDGSLKGLCTSFFTDLDRLLGTNYLNKFGSKQNTLDLMLQRIAHLSKLHGIGILIIDEIQHLNLSKSGGSDKMLNFFVTLVNTIGVPVLMVGTNKATSVLQGEFRQARRGSGQGDMVWNQMPKDETWNLFIEGMWEYQWTSKYTPLTQQLNDLIYDESQGILDIAVKLFMLSQVKAISLGKDKIGVQLIKRASEESLKLVKPMIKALRSGIPSEISKYEDIRPIDMEEELEKYAASVDLQDKIRVQKKLQANKQRKKEQTIMEEVTLQLLGMDFEADHIQVAVRKTLKRYGENVEKSLIVKQAFKLLMEKDERKERVSRKETKNTPTREYYLINQMKEARRQKESVYVHFLKERIIKPPMEDVVEGDGYANMVSNSLS
- a CDS encoding TnsD family Tn7-like transposition protein codes for the protein MLTWFPTPYPDELLYSILARYHVRSGNISAKVTVEELYGKRTIRSVWDLPANLNALSSKLGGFWSVENIINNHTMYPYYAAFLLPKQAEKVKKSMENDTGGTIHTRTGVSASNIKPKRFLWTCSSCISEDLERYGETYWRRSHQMPGVFICTKHEMLLEETIVPMKPKNQHEFIVATPEIVRKRLEIKHLSEADLQVLIEVANQSALLGSNYKIQNRENEIREKYQGLLKQRDLKTPKGFTNREKLYQEFKAIFSNDVLNLLQSNVTFKETDWLTMIFQKHRKTFHPLRHVLLLIFFETDVNSFYSLKHPRPFGNGPWLCLNVACGNYHKRVVTSLTITSCYDTGKPVGTFKCDCGFVFSRKGPDSSSNDKYKVGTIKEYGFAWKQQLTSLVENQLPLNTIAKTLQCNTETVKKYAYRLGLDVPWKRPRDQRRLQNLSVNPEDQLKRMKSLWLKTRQKYPEKSKTEVRKLVPAVYAYLYRNDREWLNKNAPAKQKVRTVNNRVDWGKRDKELLQLVQEVIENWDNGEQKPSKITIASVGRKLNKVSLLQKKANKLPKTMEYLYQNVEGIATFQKRRVDSVIKQLERENMPIVEWKVYKKAGLANTVSNEVRRYISLRMMEYESEKRTIDQSHSKYEL
- a CDS encoding PIN domain-containing protein encodes the protein MDARILRFEELKQESLEQASIYVDACFLLEFLDSDSDKGEMVEYTLGKIEGNGTILISNHVVSEVVHHLYLGYFSNLIYTAYRKYTLREQLTNDEEKVLGDGEISKQLLGLADQEMLQRVHLRRNDYIPVKEIVKSYKENYRDRASLNQFYTAVLTIYNLLCKSLEDDFHIKINHISSDERTFQIAEGFMRNYQLEIKDALHLAAAYNNKATHFATLDSDFVHQLYTEDIGDTTILHISKRHV
- a CDS encoding LysE family transporter: MSIFISYIFLGLSLSAPMGPINAAQLDRGIRFGFMNAWLVGFGAMVADGVFMMLIYFGLAQVIETPFMKTFLWLFGFFVLTYTGIENIVKVNSIGVKQISTRNESNRKSFRTGFFIAISNPLNILFWLGIYGSILAQTSSMVDSKLLLLYSTGIFLGITLWDLTMASAAAGARAWVNPSVLKRISMLSGITLIGFGFYFGIQAIKLFIG
- a CDS encoding YqcI/YcgG family protein, translated to MELYTKSWIDEHEEEMEGWKHTAFTHMGAMLGDREKPYPCIPGKQGFYQDNLRFGFADDPTTDSACTQLATLLENYGEVARDTGKYASLVVFFDSRRLQQQNADVEQYQSLFWSLLNRVHELDKEAWPEHIPIDPHDPKWEFCFNGEPYFAFSATPAHVVRQSRHFPCFLIAFQPRWVFDEINSETTFGQKLKKAIRQRLVSYDGIPAHPALKWYGQQDNYEWEQYFLSDDNSSLSKCPFMAMKQKWKSIRS